In Tenebrio molitor chromosome 1, icTenMoli1.1, whole genome shotgun sequence, the sequence TACCTACTTCGTTTAATTATTCTGCTTCTGCCAATAGTGCCACCACTAGTTTCACACACGAATTATACATTTTAGAAATGTTATGACAGCAAACTTACAAATGTACAACgaataaataatacattacatttaaaaaaaatgcaaataaaatacaatatttaCCTCAAATCGGCGCCGTTAAATGTGTCAGATAACTTAACAATGGCTTCATAATCAATTTCTCCATGTTTTGCAATAGGTCCAGCGTGAATCTTAAGAATTTCAAGACGAGCTTGTTCATTAGGCAGAGGGATCTCTATTTTACGATCTAAGCGTCCTGGACGCAACAAAGCTGGGTCGAGTGTGTCTGGTCTATTTGTTGCCATTATCATTTTTACCTATGAGGTAAACAACTGGTAAATACTTTACTTTTTGTATATTACTCAATTCATATGGGCACATAATGTTacattaatgttaaaattataACTCACTTGACCAAGAGAATCAAAACCATCCATCTGATTCAGCAACTCCATCAAAGTTCGCTGGATTTCACGGTCAGCTGAAGTACCCTCAGAAAATCGACGACCACCTATGGCGTCAATTTCGTCCATAAATATAATGCAGGGCTGGTGATCCTTGgcataattaaacatttctCTGATTAATCGAGCTGATTCTCCAatatacttatccacaattgCACTTGAAACCACTTTTAAGAAATTAGCATCAAGTTGCGATGCTACTGCTCTTGCTAGCAATGTCTTGCCAGTACCAGGAGGGCCATAAAGGAGACAACCTTTAGGTGGAGTTATCCCTACTCTCATGAATAATTCGGGGTTCAAAAGGGGCAATTCTATCACTTCACGCAGTTCTCGAATTTGCTCAGATAAACCACCAATTGCAGAATAAGTAACATCACCAGGATCTTCATGGCTCATATTGTAAACAAGAGGATCAACCTCTCTAGGCAAATATCGCATAATCGTTAAGGTAGTCATGTCAAGTGCAACTCGAGTGCCTGCTTTTAATTTAGTCTTGTCAAGTTGACGGCGGCAACCCACCACATAACGTGGACCATTAGTTGCTTTAACTATGACTGTAAAttagattaattaattaatatgacCAAAgaagttataaattattacatttttcttcagTTAACTGTTTCAGAACTTCACCCACTATCTGACCCATGCTCTGTAGTGCCTTCAGATCATTTTCAGATTTATCATATTGCTTCGTAAGATCCTTGAGTTGTTCTCGCACTATTTAATAATATACACATAACTTTTATGGATTCATTATAATTTGCGAAGTATGTACTCACTCTCTTTCAAACGAGACTCCACTTCTTTATGTTCTACCAGTTTCTTTCTGTAGTCCTGAAGACTTTTTTCACGTTCTGGTTCTGTTTGGGTCATTTTGTTTgactttattcaaaaaatttcaaatttctttgTATAACAATCACAAATTCCTGTAAActcaaaaattacaatgacTGGCAGAACCcgcacaacaccgcaatttttattttgacagtttacagGACAGGGatatttgatatttatttttctcattttataCCTTTACTGTGTTCCCTGCCTTTACCAACCTTTTCCTTACTAGTGAAAGTTACTAAACGAAGtagtattttgtttttaatgcaTTTTAATACCGTGTGatcattattaattacttatatttaattttaatgaatattGCGATATTTCTAAATAGTAACGCGTGTTCTGCAGtagtgaattaatttttttgttcgacactgtcagaatttgtgatctcctatgtgaacggattttgataaatgtcaccacttgtcaaaacgaaagaaacgaaacgtcaagctaattttaaatattctaaGCGAtatggagcctttaaggggctcgtcgaacaaaaaaacgttgtattcaactcgttcgtgtgtaaattgggcttttttagCACTCCTGGGCCTTTTTAATACCTAAAATtagtacggggtgatcaaataggactgtttaagttggtaacactgaattgtattttaaatcgtataacaggagtaactttcggttgttgatggcttgtcgttgttaatgctatacctacatcagatatttgtcaaataaaccaacaaaacatacccggttgcagtgttataaataaccgaaatataaaattttcttaattgtactgccaacttaaacagtcctttttgatcacccggtatattattatataccgggtgatcaagaaggactgtttaagttggcaatacaattaagaacatttttttattcggttatttacaaaactgcaaccggatatgttttgtgggtttatttgacagatatctgacgtagcattaataacgacaaaatggtaggttatgagaaaaaaaattaacggcaaaaagaaatcaaagttggaattcggaataataatctactctcgtgtcaaaaataaattactccctagaattcgaacttttagggaaataacgtttttcatgttgtgtgtaactagaattttcaaaagtaattttgaaagccaaaggttggttactttgaattgagagattaaattcaaataaatatgccgccagtaaccaaaattgattgtgaaacgaaaaatcatctatcacttagagaaaaattagtcatttgcaactgttacaattaacttgctgccttacatttttgggaaatcttttgtttgtcaccagaaaccacatagcctccaacccaTATCAACCTGACCAAATtaatggcaacctagtaacgaatatccctaaatcctagggagtaatttatttttgacacgagagtaaaaattaactaaaggaaactctcgaagtgctccccattttgctttaaacataaattaactcttctctcgaacgattcaccagcatgtttaatttaatttgaaatgtcaaatttgacttgtactatttaaaaataaaattcagtattaccaacttaaactaaacagtccttcttgatcaccccaaAAAAAGTGGCAATGAAAAAGCGTTGTGTGAACCTGTGAACAGTGAACAGAAGCTGTCAAGCTGTGAAATCCGTGGCTGTGAACAGAAGCACATGGTACTTAGGTCATACTTGATTTGTATATTTAGTTAGATGAAACTTGGATTTTTGCAAAAGGAAGTTTTAAACATTGGGTTGACGTCAGTTGTAGCAGAGGTTGTAGATATGAATACGTCAAGCAGGCTGGATCTGAGGGCAAGCGATTTATTGTCCTTAATGCAGGATCCAGGCATGAGTTCATTGAAGGAGCTGACCTGTTGTTTGCATCTACAAACAAAAGAACAATTACATACCTACCATGATTCGATGAATGCtgaacttttaaaaaaatagatagAAACACAGCTTTTACCTGGGTTCACAGTGGATAGTGCGTCCTACCATTCAGAAATACTCAATAAAATTTCCAACTTCCAATTCGAAAAAGGCAGCTATTCAGAATTGGCGTAACACCAATAACATTCCACATGAACAAGAAAAGTTGAAAGCTGAATTTCTGGAATTGCAAGGAacagttgtaaaaaaaaggAATATGTAATTGATACAATACTTACTCAACATGCCCACAAAGTTTTGAGACTCCCACCGTATCACTGCCAATTCAACCTAATTGAATTAGTATGGggaatttgtaaacaatactaCGATTCCCATATTGGCAGGGATAGATATGGTGATGGCAACATAAAGTCAATGTGGTTAGAGGCCTTGTCTACAGTAACCCCAGAAGTATGGAACATATCAGTAGAGCACACTGCAAACGAAATTATAAAACGGTGGCGAAAAGAAAAGATTATAGACGCGCAAGAAGTGGAGCCACTCAGACTTTCGGTCAATACTGGAGATTAAGGGCCAACTGCACCGCTTGTACTTAAAGCTGTAAGTTCAACTTATTAGCCAAGGTGAACTGCACCGTTACAGAAGCGTTACTTAAGTATACCTTATATTGAGTGGTACCTAAACCTCCACTCAAGTTCCACTTTAGAAAACGTTATGGCAAATATGACAGTTtgaagtgtcatttttaatttataattgttctgttaatccaaaaaattcaaaataaagaaacaaatatGAATTTAATAATGGATGTGGAACTGTTTGACGATTTGGAAGAAATAGAACTAATTGAATTTGGTATTCCTCGAAACATTAATATCAGAGCAAATCATTTTAATAGCTTGCCAGATtacaagttttttaaaaaatttcgccTTACCAAAGAAAGTGTGATGAAAATTTTGCCTTTGCTAGAAAATCAATTGGAGTTTCCTTTGGACatgtaatatatttttattaaatatcaaattcacgattaatctttttttttaacatgtcTTGTAGCAATCAGTGTATATCACCACTAAATCAGTTGTTAACCATGTTAAGATACTTTGCCACTGGAAGCCATATAGATAGTGTCGCTGACTACATGGGCATGGACTCTACAACGGCAGGCATACACAAAGTGTCGCGGGCTGTTTCATCTTTATACAgaagatttattaaatttcctTCTACCGAAGAAGAGAAAGGAGTGACCAAAGAAGGTTTTTTTCGAGTTGCTAGATTTCCAAATGTGGGAGCTTTGGATTGcacacatattaaaataaaatcacctGGTAAAAATGTCATGTATGGTTTTCTCTTTCTGCAGAAATTATTTCATAGGTGGCGAGGATGctgaaatatacagggtgtcccagaaaaAGTGTAGGAGCTGTTAACCACATTTTCTGCTACGTTAGCTAATACTaatattgaaagaaaaaatgtttagggtCCAAAAACGTTTGAGTTATAAAGGCTTGAAACTGACCAATTATGAAAGCCTCGGTCATACCTTGCTGTTACCTATTTTTTGATCGCTAGGAAACAGAAGAAGAATAGGGTGATGCAAAGCCATGAATATTCATCTGGTTACTGTAAATTAGTAACGTCATTCATGGCATTTGACAAgtcaatttcaatttcaattcaaaatttcgtCTCTAAAAGGAAAGCGTGTATGCTACGAGTGGCTACGAAGTATGCAAATTGTTCAAGCAACACATTTAAAAGTAATGCAATATCTTGGAAAGTTTGGACACAACTTCTGCAAAATGGCTTTAatacactgcgccgcaaaattaacgcataatttGAAAACTCGTGTTTTTG encodes:
- the Rpt4 gene encoding 26S proteasome regulatory subunit 10B → MTQTEPEREKSLQDYRKKLVEHKEVESRLKEMREQLKDLTKQYDKSENDLKALQSMGQIVGEVLKQLTEEKFIVKATNGPRYVVGCRRQLDKTKLKAGTRVALDMTTLTIMRYLPREVDPLVYNMSHEDPGDVTYSAIGGLSEQIRELREVIELPLLNPELFMRVGITPPKGCLLYGPPGTGKTLLARAVASQLDANFLKVVSSAIVDKYIGESARLIREMFNYAKDHQPCIIFMDEIDAIGGRRFSEGTSADREIQRTLMELLNQMDGFDSLGQVKMIMATNRPDTLDPALLRPGRLDRKIEIPLPNEQARLEILKIHAGPIAKHGEIDYEAIVKLSDTFNGADLRNVCTEAGLFAIRSEREYVIQEDFMKAVRKVADNKKLESKLDYKPV